One genomic window of Eleginops maclovinus isolate JMC-PN-2008 ecotype Puerto Natales chromosome 12, JC_Emac_rtc_rv5, whole genome shotgun sequence includes the following:
- the vps33a gene encoding vacuolar protein sorting-associated protein 33A, whose protein sequence is MAAHLSYGRVNLNILREAARKELREFLDKCAGSKAIVWDEYLTGPFGLIAQYSLLKEHEVEKMFTLKSGRLPAADVKNIIFFVRPRLELMDIIAENVFSEDKMHSPRDFHILFVPRRSMLCEQRLKEQGVLASFINIDEYILDLIPYDGDLLSMEYESAFRECYLENDQTSLYHTAKGLMTLQALYGTIPQIYGKGDCARHVANMMLRMKREFAGSQNQILPVFDTLLLLDRNVDLLTPLATQLTYEGLIDEIYGITNGYVKLPPEKFAQKKQGEASKDLPTEPKKLQLNSAEELYAEIRDKNFNAVGAALSKKAKIISAAFEERHNAKTVGEIKQFVAQLPHMQAARSSLANHTSIAELIKEITTSEAFFDNLTVEQEFMTGVETDKVNTYIEDSIAQKDPLIKILRLVCMQSVCNNGLKQKVFDYYRREILQTYGYEHILTLNNLEKAGLLKLQSSSRNNYPTIRKTLKLWMEDANEQNPNDISYVYSGYAPLSIRLTQVLARPGWRSIEEVLKMLPGPHFEERQQLPAGLHKKRQQGENRTTLVFFLGGVSYAEIAALRFLSQMEDSGMEYIIATTKLLNGTTWIKSLMDRPEAQTS, encoded by the exons ATGGCTGCGCACCTATCGTACGGTAGAGTCAATTTAAACATCTTGAGAGAAGCTGCACGAAAAGAGCTTCGAGAATTTTTGGACAAATGTGCGGGAAGTAAG GCCATAGTTTGGGATGAATATCTGACGGGACCTTTTGGACTGATAGCTCAATACTCTCTACTGAAG GAACATGAAGTTGAAAAGATGTTCACCCTCAAGAGTGGCAGACTCCCTGCTGCTGATGTCAAGAATATCATCTTTTTTGTTCGTCCCAGACTGGAGCTCATGGACATCATCGCTGAGAATGTCTTCAG TGAGGACAAGATGCATTCGCCACGAGACTTCCACATTTTGTTTGTGCCCCGGCGGAGCATGCTATGTGAACAGCGGCTGAAGGAGCAGGGCGTGTTGGCCTCCTTCATCAACATCGACGAGTACATCCTGGACCTGATCCCCTATGATGGAGACCTGCTCTCCATGGAGTATGAAAGTGCTTTCAGG GAGTGCTACTTAGAAAATGACCAAACAAGCCTGTACCACACTGCCAAAGGCCTCATGACCTTACAGGCACTGTATGGAACCATTCCACAGATATACGGGAAAGGAGACTGTGCAAGG CATGTTGCCAACATGATGCTGAGGATGAAGAGGGAGTTTGCCGGCAGTCAGAATCAGATCCTGCCCGTGTTCGATACTCTTCTCCTCCTGGACCGTAACGTGGACCTGCTCACTCCTCTGGCCACGCAGCTCACATACGAGGGTCTCATCGACGAGATCTATGGAATCACTAACG GTTACGTCAAGTTGCCTCCTGAGAAGTTTGCTCAGAAGAAGCAAGGTGAGGCGAGTAAAGATTTACCCACAGAGCCCAAGAAGCTACAGCTAAACTCGGCAGAGGAGCTGTACGCAGAAATACGTGATAAAAACTTCAACGCAGTCGGAGCAGCGCTGAGCAAGAAGGCCAAGATAATTTCAGCAGCCTTTGAG gAGCGTCATAATGCTAAAACGGTGGGAGAAATCAAGCAGTTTGTGGCTCAGCTGCCTCACATGCAGGCAGCTCGAAGCTCGCTGGCTAACCACACTTCTATAGCAGAGCTGATCAAGGAAATCACCA CATCTGAGGCCTTCTTTGACAATCTGACAGTTGAGCAGGAGTTTATGACTGGAGTCGAAACTGACAAG GTGAACACGTATATAGAAGACAGCATTGCTCAAAAGGATCCACTGATCAAGATTCTACGTCTTGTGTGCATGCAGTCGGTCTGCAACAACGGCCTCAAGCAGAAAGTGTTCGACTACTACAGGAGGGAGATCCTGCAG ACCTATGGTTATGAACACATACTGACACTGAACAACCTAGAGAAGGCGGGTCTTTTGAAGCTTCAGTCCAGCTCAAGGAATAACTACCCCACTATAAGAAAAACCCTCAAGCTGTGGATGGAAGATGCCAATGAACAG AACCCAAACGACATCTCCTATGTGTACAGTGGCTACGCTCCACTAAGCATCCGACTGACCCAGGTGTTAGCCAGGCCCGGGTGGCGCAGCATCGAAGAGGTGCTGAAGATGCTTCCGGGCCCGCACTTTGAGGAGAGACAGCAGCTGCCTGCCGGGCTGCACAAGAAAC GTCAGCAGGGGGAGAATCGAACCACGCTGGTGTTCTTCCTCGGAGGAGTGTCGTATGCAGAAATAGCCGCTCTTCGTTTCCTCTCTCAAATGGAAGACAGCGGGATGGAGTATATTATAGCCACCACCAAACTCTTAAACGGTACAACATGGATCAAATCCCTCATGGATAGGCCCGAAGCCCAGACCTCCTGA